From the genome of Thermogutta terrifontis, one region includes:
- a CDS encoding tetratricopeptide repeat protein, whose protein sequence is MFGNFVRRVARIHILLAILGFLVVIVIARSFVARLFTDPLTQLAHPSSKADPEFKQVWEQARTLLQQITHAFPDDPQTWNLAGQIHSRFGRASDAKACWKRCLAIDPKFVEGYHRLGFLATEAGDFKLAAEYYRQACKVDPNSAVYPTLLAEVLMQDGQLEEARHVLEKCLQKHPEAVAARALLAQVLSQLREDGSAIFHAQQVVRVTTEVSNVYQVLAVSLERQGRREEAAEARKKFLELKKLEEETHRKQLKEDSPIEAARQALGRAYIGAARIFAAYGQFDNAQALLANASRLCSQDGEPMVLQAWLQYQCGSAKEALRLLEAIAEQFRDEPATLMAVAELARQWGETQLAKRVGTRLITIRPREPAGYAFLAGLSLQDPTAEESFAGLVCALRAATLAPNAENFALVAMCAKKSGDDTTAKAALQEAERLDPDNEIYARLLKEWWKD, encoded by the coding sequence ATGTTCGGCAATTTCGTGCGGCGGGTAGCGCGCATTCATATTCTTCTTGCCATTCTGGGGTTTCTGGTGGTCATTGTGATTGCCAGGTCGTTTGTAGCCCGTCTGTTCACTGATCCGCTCACGCAGTTGGCTCATCCAAGTAGCAAGGCTGACCCAGAGTTTAAACAAGTCTGGGAACAGGCTCGAACCCTGTTGCAGCAAATTACGCACGCATTTCCCGATGATCCGCAAACTTGGAACTTGGCCGGACAGATTCATTCCAGATTTGGTCGGGCCAGCGATGCCAAAGCGTGCTGGAAACGTTGCCTGGCCATCGATCCGAAGTTTGTGGAGGGCTATCACAGACTCGGTTTTTTGGCGACCGAGGCAGGTGATTTCAAACTTGCCGCTGAATACTACCGACAAGCCTGCAAGGTCGATCCCAACTCGGCTGTTTACCCCACCCTTCTTGCTGAAGTTCTCATGCAGGATGGTCAACTGGAAGAGGCACGGCATGTCCTTGAAAAATGCTTGCAGAAGCATCCCGAGGCTGTGGCCGCCCGCGCCCTTTTGGCCCAGGTCCTCAGTCAGTTACGCGAAGATGGAAGCGCCATATTTCACGCCCAGCAAGTTGTTCGGGTAACGACGGAAGTCAGTAATGTTTATCAGGTCCTGGCGGTTTCACTGGAACGGCAGGGGCGACGGGAAGAGGCGGCTGAGGCGCGGAAAAAATTCCTGGAGCTCAAAAAGCTTGAGGAAGAAACCCACCGCAAGCAGTTGAAAGAGGATTCACCAATTGAAGCAGCGCGGCAGGCACTAGGTCGGGCCTACATAGGGGCAGCACGTATCTTTGCCGCTTACGGACAGTTCGATAACGCCCAGGCACTGCTGGCCAACGCTTCACGACTATGCTCGCAGGATGGCGAGCCGATGGTTCTCCAGGCATGGTTACAATACCAGTGCGGTTCGGCCAAAGAAGCGTTGCGTCTGCTTGAAGCAATAGCCGAGCAATTTAGAGACGAACCTGCAACTCTCATGGCGGTGGCGGAGTTAGCACGTCAATGGGGGGAGACGCAGCTTGCGAAGCGGGTGGGAACAAGGCTGATTACCATTCGCCCGCGGGAGCCGGCAGGATACGCCTTCCTTGCTGGTTTGTCTTTGCAGGATCCCACTGCGGAGGAGTCATTTGCAGGGCTGGTATGCGCGTTGAGGGCAGCGACGCTGGCGCCCAACGCGGAGAACTTTGCCCTGGTTGCGATGTGTGCCAAAAAGAGTGGGGACGATACGACAGCGAAAGCGGCCCTTCAGGAAGCGGAGCGTCTTGATCCCGATAACGAAATATACGCCCGCTTACTTAAGGAATGGTGGAAGGACTGA
- a CDS encoding DUF1559 domain-containing protein, which yields MCVQSLFMRNRAGGSSRRGFTLVELLVVIAIIGILIALLLPAVQAAREAARRSQCTNNLKQVALAMHNYHDVYKVFPRFCYRPIDPANAPNLHSHWKGYSIHVRLLPYIEQRALFDTIQTVGMMQGLEWYNGNAQLTAARRTVISTYRCPSDSAFRGSAETGNCNYLFSFGSHVDWGSIQQNGFVQRDMETTFADLRDGASNTIMAGEGLIGDNNNSIYNPGDVVRAQTYSGSTRLFPTEADVQNYGVQCQGGITNHHSHSGRDWIAPMPTQSVFNTVAPPNWQYPTCQECSGCGWMDSNGFFPARSRHPGGVNHAMGDGSVRFISSTINVRTYQYLGGRDDGQATGDQ from the coding sequence ATGTGCGTGCAGAGTCTGTTTATGCGCAATCGCGCTGGTGGGTCGAGTCGTAGGGGTTTTACCCTCGTCGAGCTTTTGGTGGTTATCGCCATCATCGGGATTTTGATCGCGTTGCTGTTACCGGCTGTGCAGGCTGCCCGGGAAGCCGCCCGCCGAAGCCAGTGCACGAATAATTTGAAGCAGGTGGCGCTGGCGATGCACAACTATCACGATGTGTACAAGGTATTTCCCCGCTTCTGCTACCGCCCTATTGATCCGGCTAACGCGCCCAATCTCCATTCGCACTGGAAAGGCTACAGCATTCATGTGCGATTGCTTCCCTACATTGAGCAGCGGGCACTTTTTGACACCATTCAAACAGTGGGCATGATGCAGGGGCTCGAGTGGTACAACGGAAATGCCCAGTTGACTGCGGCCCGAAGAACGGTCATTTCCACATATCGTTGCCCGTCTGATTCGGCTTTCCGGGGCAGCGCAGAAACGGGCAACTGCAATTACCTGTTTAGCTTTGGCAGCCATGTCGATTGGGGGTCGATTCAACAAAATGGCTTTGTGCAGCGGGACATGGAAACTACTTTTGCTGATCTCCGAGATGGCGCCAGCAACACTATTATGGCGGGTGAAGGACTCATCGGAGATAACAATAATTCCATTTACAACCCTGGCGATGTGGTCAGGGCACAAACTTACAGTGGGTCGACTCGCCTATTCCCCACAGAGGCTGATGTACAGAACTATGGTGTGCAATGCCAAGGCGGCATCACCAATCATCATAGCCATTCCGGGCGCGATTGGATCGCCCCGATGCCCACGCAAAGCGTCTTCAACACTGTGGCGCCTCCCAATTGGCAGTATCCAACCTGCCAGGAATGCAGTGGTTGTGGCTGGATGGATAGTAACGGATTCTTCCCGGCACGCAGCAGGCATCCGGGTGGCGTAAATCATGCCATGGGTGATGGAAGTGTCCGCTTCATTTCTAGCACGATCAATGTGCGGACGTACCAGTACCTTGGTGGTCGGGATGATGGCCAGGCCACCGGAGACCAATGA
- the panD gene encoding aspartate 1-decarboxylase, producing the protein MARIAPGRVQSGPFFPGMAIRLARFVQSHIQKQGRTVPVQRLMLKSKIHRATLTEVNLEYEGSITIDRRLMEAADLLPGEQVHVLNINNGERLITYVIEGPPDSGVVALNGAAARLGAKGDPVIILSYWVVDDGTSRGITPRIVHVDQQNRIIPENPQQ; encoded by the coding sequence ATGGCACGGATTGCCCCTGGCCGGGTGCAATCCGGGCCGTTCTTTCCAGGTATGGCCATTCGTCTTGCGCGTTTCGTGCAATCTCATATTCAAAAACAAGGCCGGACGGTTCCCGTGCAAAGGCTAATGCTCAAATCGAAAATCCACCGGGCAACACTAACCGAGGTGAACCTCGAGTATGAGGGGAGCATCACCATCGATCGTCGGCTCATGGAGGCCGCCGATCTGCTGCCCGGGGAACAGGTCCACGTGCTCAATATTAATAATGGCGAACGGCTGATCACATATGTCATCGAGGGGCCCCCGGACTCCGGTGTGGTCGCCCTCAATGGAGCCGCCGCCCGACTGGGGGCCAAAGGCGATCCGGTCATCATCCTCTCCTACTGGGTTGTGGACGATGGGACCTCCCGGGGGATCACTCCCCGGATCGTTCATGTGGATCAGCAAAATCGAATCATCCCCGAGAATCCACAGCAGTGA
- a CDS encoding DNA-methyltransferase, with protein MTAFPENDVYRMDCIEGMQRIPSGTVDLVFADPPFNIGYQYDIYRDELDDEEYLNWCERWTREVARILKPDGTFWLAIGDEYVAELKVMIQRTHRLVLRNWVVWYYTFGVHCQNKFTRSHTHLLYWVKDPKRFTFNAEEIRVPSARQLVYADKRAHPKGRIPDDTWILRPQDLPEGFQPNEDTWYFPRVCGTFRERQGFHGCQMPEQLLGRIIRACSRPGELVVDPFAGSGTTLAVAKKLGRRFLGFEISPQYTEKIRERLARIQEGDPLEGSSDPLSGGSTSDNSRRPPRRAQVPESYRLLFE; from the coding sequence ATGACCGCTTTCCCAGAGAATGATGTGTACCGCATGGATTGCATCGAAGGCATGCAGCGCATTCCCTCGGGCACGGTAGACCTCGTCTTTGCAGATCCACCGTTTAACATCGGCTACCAGTACGATATCTACCGCGACGAACTCGATGACGAAGAATATCTGAACTGGTGCGAGCGCTGGACGCGGGAGGTGGCCCGCATTCTCAAACCCGATGGCACGTTCTGGCTGGCAATCGGGGATGAATACGTGGCCGAGCTCAAAGTGATGATTCAGCGAACGCATCGCCTGGTGTTGCGGAACTGGGTGGTGTGGTATTACACGTTCGGGGTCCATTGCCAGAACAAATTCACCCGTTCTCATACGCACCTTCTCTACTGGGTGAAAGACCCCAAGCGATTTACGTTCAATGCCGAGGAGATTCGGGTACCGTCGGCCCGGCAACTGGTGTATGCAGACAAGCGGGCGCATCCCAAGGGGCGAATCCCCGACGATACATGGATCCTTCGGCCGCAGGACCTTCCGGAGGGCTTTCAGCCGAATGAGGACACCTGGTATTTTCCCCGCGTGTGTGGGACCTTCCGGGAGCGGCAGGGGTTTCACGGCTGCCAGATGCCCGAGCAGCTTCTGGGACGTATTATTCGGGCCTGCAGCCGGCCCGGTGAATTGGTGGTAGATCCCTTTGCAGGTAGTGGGACGACGCTGGCGGTGGCGAAAAAGCTGGGGCGACGGTTTCTGGGATTCGAGATCTCGCCCCAGTACACCGAAAAGATTCGGGAACGGTTGGCGAGAATCCAGGAGGGCGATCCGCTGGAAGGCTCCTCGGATCCGTTGTCGGGTGGCAGCACCTCCGACAATTCACGGCGGCCGCCGCGACGTGCCCAAGTGCCCGAGTCTTACCGGCTTCTTTTCGAGTGA